CGTTTTTCCGTGGACAACTTTCGGCGCCTCAATTCGATAGAATTGATGCCCAAATTTCGAAGTAAGAAGTTCCCCGAGTACCGTAGATATTCCACGATTCCGAACAACTGACCCGATAATATTACCTACGTACTCGTCAGTGACGATGATCTCTTCGACACCCGCGCTCTTCAGGCTGGTTTCGTTGTCGCGGTTAAGCAACTGAACCGTCGTATGAATATCGCCATTTAGCTTTTCAATCAGCATGGCAGCCAGGACCGTGCGAGCGTCTCGATCTTGGCTCGAGCGCGCCTCTTTGCTTTCGTCAGCCAAGAGCACAGCAATATTTGCGGTTCGAATACTTGCCGATTCCAAAACGTCCAGTTTGGTATAATCCCCCACGATCACGTGTAGCGCATGCGGATGGTTGAGGAAGAGATTCGTCTGGTCGAGTTCCGGGGTCTCGCTCACCACGATCACATTCTTGCACGCACGATCGTGTAGGAGCTCTTCGATAATCAGCGGTGCGGAGTGATTCCAACCACAAATCACGGCATGACCGTTCAATTCATCTAGTTCCATAGATCGAACCTTTATCCTCGAAAGGGTGTCCACCATGACGGCGGAGACGGTACCTGTAAAGATCGCAAAAACGGTGAGACCGGCGAGCATGAGCGTGAGCGTGATGACGCGTCCCAATGGAGTTTGAGGATCTCCTCCGATAGGCTCGGAGCCTACAAGGGTCATGGTTGCGTACCAAAACGCATTTTCGATCGTCGCAAAATCGGGATTGATGGCGCCTTCAGAGAGTCGCATGGACGCGCCACCCATCAGGACCGCCACGGTCACTCCGATTCCTAGAATCACGTACTCCAGACGCACGAGCTTCGCCCTTGAGCCTCGGAGCTGGCGTACCAGAAACACGCCAACCCGGAAGAGTCTGAGGAGACTCAGAAGTCGAATAAATCTCAAGCCCCTGAAGATCGGAATCACCGCGAGCAGGTCGATCCAGTAGGTCTTGAAGAAGTTGCGCTTCTTCTTCTCCACCCAAAATCGAATGCTGAGCTCCACCACAAAGATGCCTGTGATGATATCGTTGATCACCATGAGTCTTTGGGCCACGAGTGAGTCAGCGGCGCTAAGCGAGAGCTCGACCAAGAGTAAGGTCACCGAGATAAGGATCAGCACCCCAACCGCCACCTCGGTGATGGTGTGGTGAATGAATTCCCCTGCTCTCTCGCGCAACGTTATCTTGGATTTTCGCGCCACGACCTTTCCGTTTAGAGTGCTCAATGCGCGGAACCTTGCTATAGGATCCGAAAGCTGACAAGCGAGTCCGACCATGGCCCACAAAAGTGTAAATCACCAAGCATCATTAATCGCGGGGGTAGTTCTCTCCCTTCTTTGCGCCGGCGGCGTCTATTACGGGCTATCTTCAACCGTGGTTGAGGTGACGAAGGACGACCTCGGACTGCCACCACTTGAGATTTCAACGCCTAAGCTTGTGGCGGAGCGAAAAGCTGGCGAGCCTGAGAAACGTTCGACTACACATGAGACGGCCCTGGTTCAAAGTATCTACCGTCTGCATCAGCTGCAATTCGGCGACCCAAATCCAGACACTGTTGAAGAGGCTGCGTTTGAGCTCATGCACAACGTGAACGAGCTCGCCCTGGCCTATGGCAGCTACCGCCATATCTTGCACGCTGTAGACCCCGTGATCCACGGCTGCCAGAACGCTCTCGAGGAGGTTCAGAGCGGCCTAAAATCGGGCTCGATGAGTGTTGAAGCTCTCAAGACTGCCGAGGCGCCTGGATTAGACGAATACAAGAAGACGTGCGGAAGTGTTTACCCAATCCTTCTCCAGCTCAAGCTGGTGGACGAGAAGGGAATCTGGAGCGACCCGAATGCTCCCATCATCTTTTCGATACTCAATCGGCTTCGGATGGCAGCCCTTAGCGAAGACCGCATTCCTGCGACCGAACTCCTGACGCCCTACGAAATGGAGATTCTCTATCTTTGGCGTTTCCACAGTCCTGCGTTTTCGTCGGAAGACAAGATGCAGTTTGCGCAGATGGCTGAACGTGATCTGCCTGGAACCCTCGCCGAAGAGTGGATTGCCCAGGTTGCGTACGAAAGTGGTGATATGGCTAGGGCACGCGACTTCTACCAAGAAGCGTGCAAAAAACGCAAAGGTGACAAGATCTTGGAGCGAAAATGCCGTCTAGCGGACACTCTATGAGTTAATTTTGCACGGAAATCCATACGACACTTCGCTCAAAATTTGTTACTCTTCGAATCATGAGCAAATCCCAATTCGAAAGAACGCCTACGACCCGCACAGACACACTGCTCGTTTCTGACAAACGTGTGATGGAGCAATTCCTACGTGCGGTTGAGAAGACGCTGGAATCAGCTGAGGAAGCTGCCACGTTTGCAGGTGCGATTTCGGACGCGGACTTAAGCCTGGCATTGGTTCGACTCGAGCAGATTCAAAACACAGTCGAGCGCGCTCATCGCATCGTTCAGGCACGCCTAGATGACAAGCCTGTCGAAGATTTTCGGTCCGACGAATTCGACTTGCTCGGTGAATTTGCGGATTTTGAGTCCAGCGCCGTCATCGACGATTCGGACATGGACGCTCAGCTCGATGATGACGAGCCCGTGGAAGGCCTTATCTCGGTTGCTGAGAGCGCCGATATCCTCGGTCTTTCCATGGACGAAGTCATCGCGCTCATGAATAGCGGTGAGCTTCAGGCTATCGCCAATCCAGGCGGTCAAATCATGCTGGAAGAAGTGGCCGTACGCGCGCGAAAGCCCAAAGAGGCGGAGCCCTCCTCGGACTCAGAGCTTGAGGATTTTGACGATATCCTCGACCGACTCTTCGAATAAACTTCATACTTCCCTTTTCTCGTCCTTGCTCCTGCGGTTCGAACTATTCGAAGTTTTCTAATAGTTGCCGCCTCAACCAACTCACCTAACGCAAAGATCTCTTTGAGATGATGGTTTATCGTGGGCACTTCCACCCCAAAGAGCTCAGCCATCTGGAGTTGTGTAAGTCAGAACGACTCGTCTTCGTAGTAAACCTCGACCCTGACCTTACCAGTCGACGACTCGTAAAAGATCAAGTCTCCAAGGAGAGTTTCGTCACTACTCATAAAAACTCCATGGTGATTAAGAAAACGAGAAAAGCCCTGAACTAGAAACATGTTCTAATTCAGGGCTTTATCGAGTGGAGCTGACGGGGCTCGAACCCGTGACCTCGTGACTGCCAGTCAACGGGTATGGTCGGAATGCGCGAATAACCGACATCAAAGGGGCTTGCAATAATGCGGGTTTAGTATCAGTCTAGATTCAATCGGCGTTAAAGATATTGACGTCGCTTTGCTACTAGATTGCTACTATGCCCAGATTGACCAAAACCTTGATTGAACGTGCGACATGCGACCCAGGTAAGCAGATCACGCTTTACATGGACTCACAGGTAAAAGCGTTTGGGGTGCGAGTCTACGCTTCAGGTTCGAAGTACTACTTCATCAACCCGATGATTAACGGGCAACGCACGTACCGCCAGAAGCCAATCTACGAGTTCGCTACGGTCGAAGACGCGAGAGCTTGGGCGATCAATCTGCGGAGACGTCTTCGAGCTGGCGAGACCGCCGAAGAGATTGAGGCAGCTCCAAAACAGCAACTTCAAGCTCCAGAATTCTTCGAACTCTTCCTGAAGGAATACTCGGAGGTCATGAAGAAGTCTGCCGCAACCGATCGGCGCTATGTCAACAACTTCCTGATACCAGCATTCAAGCGCAAAAGGATTGAGAAGATCTCCGCAAACGACCTCCAAGAGCTCAGAAACAAGATCACTGCCGATGGCGGCCGAAAACATACCGCTAATCGAGTCAGGTCTCTCTTTCGCAAAGCATGGAAATGGGGACAGCAATATGGGCACATTGACGCTTCCCTTCCCGACCCGGCAAGGCACGTCGAGAAGTTCCGGGAGAAACCGCGTGACCGCTATCTGAAGGATGAAGAGATTGTAAGACTCTTTGATGAGCTCGAGCGTGAAGAGCCAGAACTCTATCTGGCTGTGGAGCTCGCTCTTGCGACTGGATGCAGAAAGATGGAGACCTTGGCGATGCAATGGAGTTGGATTGACTTCGGAGCCAAGACCACGATTCGAATTCCTGAAACCAAGAACGGAACGTCGCACCTGGTACCGCTCAACGAACGCGTGGCGGGCATGCTCCGAGACCGCAAGTCAGTATCCATTTCCCCTTACGTGTTTCCGGGAAGATTCGAAGACGACCACCGGAAGGACTTCAAGACCGCATGGAAGCGAGTTCGTGATGCGGCAAAGATTCCCGATGTCCGTTGGCATGATCTCAGAAGAACCGTTGGGACTCGGATGGCTCAGAACGGAACCGACCTCTATACCATCGCCAAGACCTTGAATCATAAGTCCCTCGCATCGACCCAGACCTATGCGAAGTTATCGACTGAAACGACTCGGGCAGCTCTGGAGAGCATCGACCGCAAGAGAGGCAACGATGAATGAAGTTGCTCTCAGAAAGGCCTACGACTTCTTCATCTACAGTTACCAGCTGGAGGTTGAAAGGAGTCTTGCTATTGACTTCAGGCGTGAGGAGGTCGAAGCCCTAGAACGCATCTGCAAAGCGGTGGATGACATTGAGACCAAGACTAGGAAGCGGGATCGGGACCGGGCATGGAATCGTTTCTACAAGGCGCTTGATGCCGACTATCCCCAGATTAAACGCTTCAAGCATGACTTCGAAACGGTCAAGAAATGGAACCCGGAAGCTCAGTGTTTTGAAGAAGTGCCCAAGTTGGCAAACGCGCTTAGCACACGAGCCTGTATTCGTGCTCATTTGAGTCTTGGGAGTGTCACGATCGGCAGACCGGAAGAGCCATTGCGGGAGACTGTGGCCTACCTTGTGGCAGCAGAATTGCGCTGGGGTGAGCCTGGAACACTTGCGGAGATCTACCAGCGAATTCAAGCGCGCCTTCCAGAACATGTCACCACAGAGACGATCAGAAAGGCGCATGAAAAGTTCATGGAGAACATTCTAACCGATGACTTCGAGCGGGAAGACTACCCGGACCTCGAAGACATGCTCGCACCGCCCTGGGAGAAGATGGGCATGACACATGAGGATTGGATGAGACGCATGCACTGACAAGAAAAGCGAAGAGCCCGACGCGCCAACGTCGAGCCCTTCAATGTGTTTAACTGGGTTGAGACCCAGCGCCCCACAGGAACCCGCATTATAGCGGTACGGGCGTCAAGATCTCAACCCCAAAACCCAAAGGGGTTATTATGAGGAAGATCGAAGATGTTCTGAACGATGATGCGCTTCCAATTCTATCTGGGGACATTGCAGACGGGCAAACGTTGCAACGTTTGATTGAGCAGAGCCTCAAGATGGATGCCCAAGAGTTCCACACCTGGGTGCAAGGTTACGCCGAAGTCTACTGCCAAGATTCAACCATAAAGACGCTCTAAGCCTCTATTCATGCGGCTCAGGCTGACAACGTCCCAAAACAGGATACTTGTTTCCGTTGTGGCGCGCCCAAAAGCTGGTGAATCTGCGTGAGTGTAGACAAAGGAGAAACCCATGAACATGAAGTTAGTTGACACCAATACCCTTTCGAAGATGTTCCCGGCGATCAAGGCGTCGTCCTGGGTGAGCATGCGCCACCGTGGAGTTGGGCCGCGATTCGTCAAGCTCGGGAACCGAGTCTTTTACGATATCGATGATGTTGAGGCGTGGTTCGAATCAAACAAGGTCTCTTCCACCGCCGAAGCAGCGAACAGAAATCACTAACCCAAGAAACACGAAAAGCCCGGCGGCAACCGGGCTAAACGCGTCGTCAAGTACAGACAGGAAACGCTCCCAAGAGTCTGCACTTGATGACCCTAAATGTCAAGGAGTGCAAATGGACTTATCAGAGAAAGCTCGAAGGGAATACGGGGAGATGGAAGACTATCTTCGCTCCAAAGGCGTCGAGCTCAATCGTAGTGGGATGGCATGTTGCCCGTTCCATGATGACAAGAACCCTTCATTCAGCGTCAAGGATGACCGCTGGACATGCTGGGCCGGATGCGGCAACGGGGGCTTGATTGACCTTGTGGCGAAGTTCGAAGGTCGGGAGCCGCGCGAGATATGCTCGGAGCTTGGGAAGAAGTACCCTTCGGAGGGGCTACGAAAGAACTCTAAGAAGTCTGGGTCCAAGCAAACGCCGAAGCCAAAGGCCCAGGCTCCAACACCGAAGCCGAAACCGAAGCCTGAAAAGCTAGACCACCCACACCAGAACCACCCGCACTTTCGAGGCTGGCGCTCAACGCTTCTGTCACGAATGCTCGATTATGGGATTCCACTAACCGAGCCCTATCGTGGAATTCCCGCAGAATTGCTCCAAGGGCTTGTCTATGGTTTCACGGCCGAGGATTGGGACAAGGCACGCCGCGCAGTGATTCGAGATCTTAGACGCTACGTTCCGTTTGATATCCAGCCCCTGATTCCAGAAGCATATCGAATTGCAAACAAGGTTGGGGATACATGGCATCGCTACCAAAGGTTTCTCGTGTTTCCCTATTGGGACACTCAGTATCACTTCCACCCGCTAACCGGGAATGAGGAGCCGTGGGAATGCTTCTATGACCCTTCTGACGAAGAAGAGAAGCGGCAATACGAGTACAGAACGCCCTATGACCCAGAATCCTCGTGGCGAGTGCGCGGGCTTGTAGAGCTCCGATTCAGGAACGCCACCGAAGGCGCTCCCAAACAGGCACGCTACACACAGACCAAGCTGTTTGGGGCAACACGGATTCCCTATCTTTCGAACCCCGTACTACTCCGACTTGCGACCCAAGACGTGGAAGCTCACAAGCACACGCTCTATGTGTGTGAAGGGGAATGGGACACGTTGAGCGTATGGGCAAGGGGCAGGGTCGCAATCGGCATTCCGGGTACATCTTCGTGGAATGATGGGTGGTGTAAGCACTGGAATCGGTGCGGAAACGTGGTGGTCCTGAGTGACCCAGACAATGCCGGGGACGAACTCTGGCAACGAATTGTAGCCGCGTGCGTGAAGACTCATGGCCCACGTTGGACACGCAAAAGACTAAGGCGCCAGTTCAACGAAGCTGGCGACATCAACGAATTACTACAAAGGTACCAAGACGGCACCGACTCAGAGGGAAACACTCATGGATGATATTTTCAAAGGCATGAATACCCAGCTACCTAATGTTGACGATGTCGAAAAGCCGCCCCTTAAACCCAACAATAGGCCGCTGAAGAAGAGACCTAGGGTGAGGTTGGATGAGGACAGAGGTGATGCATTAGATAAGGCCAACGTGATACTTAAAGCTCTTCGGGAGCATGCCGACTATCGCTTTTATGTGAATGAAGACACCAACGGAATTGTGCAAATCAATGGCCGCGATGT
This Microvenator marinus DNA region includes the following protein-coding sequences:
- a CDS encoding helix-turn-helix domain-containing protein — protein: MSKSQFERTPTTRTDTLLVSDKRVMEQFLRAVEKTLESAEEAATFAGAISDADLSLALVRLEQIQNTVERAHRIVQARLDDKPVEDFRSDEFDLLGEFADFESSAVIDDSDMDAQLDDDEPVEGLISVAESADILGLSMDEVIALMNSGELQAIANPGGQIMLEEVAVRARKPKEAEPSSDSELEDFDDILDRLFE
- a CDS encoding site-specific integrase, with protein sequence MPRLTKTLIERATCDPGKQITLYMDSQVKAFGVRVYASGSKYYFINPMINGQRTYRQKPIYEFATVEDARAWAINLRRRLRAGETAEEIEAAPKQQLQAPEFFELFLKEYSEVMKKSAATDRRYVNNFLIPAFKRKRIEKISANDLQELRNKITADGGRKHTANRVRSLFRKAWKWGQQYGHIDASLPDPARHVEKFREKPRDRYLKDEEIVRLFDELEREEPELYLAVELALATGCRKMETLAMQWSWIDFGAKTTIRIPETKNGTSHLVPLNERVAGMLRDRKSVSISPYVFPGRFEDDHRKDFKTAWKRVRDAAKIPDVRWHDLRRTVGTRMAQNGTDLYTIAKTLNHKSLASTQTYAKLSTETTRAALESIDRKRGNDE
- a CDS encoding NAD-binding protein; protein product: MARKSKITLRERAGEFIHHTITEVAVGVLILISVTLLLVELSLSAADSLVAQRLMVINDIITGIFVVELSIRFWVEKKKRNFFKTYWIDLLAVIPIFRGLRFIRLLSLLRLFRVGVFLVRQLRGSRAKLVRLEYVILGIGVTVAVLMGGASMRLSEGAINPDFATIENAFWYATMTLVGSEPIGGDPQTPLGRVITLTLMLAGLTVFAIFTGTVSAVMVDTLSRIKVRSMELDELNGHAVICGWNHSAPLIIEELLHDRACKNVIVVSETPELDQTNLFLNHPHALHVIVGDYTKLDVLESASIRTANIAVLLADESKEARSSQDRDARTVLAAMLIEKLNGDIHTTVQLLNRDNETSLKSAGVEEIIVTDEYVGNIIGSVVRNRGISTVLGELLTSKFGHQFYRIEAPKVVHGKTVSQAMSILKANFDATLIAIGRDEERLIVNPGPDVEISPGHILIVAASEKSKLLE
- a CDS encoding helix-turn-helix transcriptional regulator gives rise to the protein MNMKLVDTNTLSKMFPAIKASSWVSMRHRGVGPRFVKLGNRVFYDIDDVEAWFESNKVSSTAEAANRNH
- a CDS encoding CHC2 zinc finger domain-containing protein; the protein is MDLSEKARREYGEMEDYLRSKGVELNRSGMACCPFHDDKNPSFSVKDDRWTCWAGCGNGGLIDLVAKFEGREPREICSELGKKYPSEGLRKNSKKSGSKQTPKPKAQAPTPKPKPKPEKLDHPHQNHPHFRGWRSTLLSRMLDYGIPLTEPYRGIPAELLQGLVYGFTAEDWDKARRAVIRDLRRYVPFDIQPLIPEAYRIANKVGDTWHRYQRFLVFPYWDTQYHFHPLTGNEEPWECFYDPSDEEEKRQYEYRTPYDPESSWRVRGLVELRFRNATEGAPKQARYTQTKLFGATRIPYLSNPVLLRLATQDVEAHKHTLYVCEGEWDTLSVWARGRVAIGIPGTSSWNDGWCKHWNRCGNVVVLSDPDNAGDELWQRIVAACVKTHGPRWTRKRLRRQFNEAGDINELLQRYQDGTDSEGNTHG